The following are encoded in a window of Clarias gariepinus isolate MV-2021 ecotype Netherlands chromosome 8, CGAR_prim_01v2, whole genome shotgun sequence genomic DNA:
- the papss1 gene encoding bifunctional 3'-phosphoadenosine 5'-phosphosulfate synthase 1 isoform X2 produces the protein MSYFTEMGMQRATNVTYQAHHVSRNKRGQAVGTRGGFRGCTVWLTGLSGAGKTTVSMALEEHLVCHGIPCYTLDGDNIRQGLNKNLGFSPEDREENIRRIAEVAKLFADAGLVCIASFISPYSRDRLNARTIHDTAGLPFFEVFVDAPLDVCEQRDVKGLYKRARAGEIRGFTGIDSEYEKPEAPELVLKTDSCNVNECIQQLLDLLQERDIVPVDATYEVKELYVPENKLDLAKADAETLPTVEIGKVDMQWVQVLAEGWATPLNGFMREREYLQCLHFDCLLDGGVINLSVPVVLPVTGADKERLDGCTAIALVYNGRRVAILRNPEFYEHRKEERCARQWGTTCKDHPYIKMVMESGDWLVGGDLEALDRIYWNDGLDAYRLTPNELKQKFKELNADAVFAFQLRNPVHNGHALLMQDTRRRLMERGYRRPVLLLHPLGGWTKDDDVPLQWRMKQHAAVLEDGLLDPASTVVAIFPSPMMYAGPTEVQWHCRSRMVAGANFYIVGRDPAGMPHPDTGKDLYDPTHGAKVLTMAPGLISLEIVPFRVAAYNKVKKAMDFYDPKDHQDYDFISGTRMRRMAREGENPPDGFMSPKAWTVLKEYYKSLEKA, from the exons ATGTCTTACTTCACAGAAATG GGGATGCAGCGAGCCACTAACGTCACCTACCAGGCTCATCACGTGAGCCGGAACAAACGTGGACAAGCCGTCGGGACAAGAGGAGGCTTCCGGGGATGCACCGTGTGGCTCACAG GCCTGTCTGGAGCGGGCAAGACGACGGTGAGCATGGCTCTAGAGGAGCACCTGGTGTGCCACGGGATCCCCTGTTACACTCTGGACGGCGACAACATCAGACAGGGCCTGAACAAAAACCTGGGCTTCAGCCCCGAAGACCGAGAGGAGAACATCCGGCGCATAGCCGAGGTGGCCAAGCTGTTCGCCGACGCCGGGCTCGTGTGCATCGCCAGCTTCATCTCGCCGTATAGCAGG GACCGCCTGAACGCAAGAACGATTCACGATACAGCAGGCCTCCCGTTCTTTGAAGTTTTTGTGGATGCACCGCTGGATGTGTGCGAGCAAAGAGACGTGAAGGGCCTTTACAAGAGAGCCAGAGCTGGAGAGATCAGAG GATTCACAGGAATCGACTCGGAGTACGAGAAGCCCGAGGCTCCGGAGCTGGTGCTGAAGACCGACTCGTGCAACGTGAACGAGTGTATCCAGCAGCTGCTTGATCTTCTGCAGGAGAGA GACATCGTACCTGTGGACGCCACCTATGAGGTGAAGGAGCTCTATGTGCCCGAGAACAAGCTGGACTTGGCAAAGGCTGATGCAGAGACGCTGCCTACCGTTGAGATTGgaaag GTGGACATGCAGTGGGTCCAGGTGCTGGCCGAGGGCTGGGCCACTCCGCTCAACGGCTtcatgagagagagggagtacCTCCAGTGCCTGCATTTTGACTGCCTGCTGGACG GAGGAGTCATTAACTTGTCCGTCCCGGTGGTCCTGCCCGTCACAGGCGCAGACAAGGAGCGTCTAGACGGCTGCACAGCGATCGCGCTGGTCTACAACGGGCGGCGCGTTGCCATCCTGCGCAACCCCGAGTTCTACGAGCACCGAAAGGAGGAGCGCTGTGCCCGCCAGTGGGGCACCACCTGCAAGGACCACCCCTATATCAAG ATGGTGATGGAGAGCGGAGACTGGCTGGTGGGAGGAGATCTGGAGGCGCTGGACCGAATCTACTGGAACGACGGCCTGGACGCCTACCGCCTCACTCCCAATGAACTCAAACAGAAGTTTAAAGAACTGAACGCAG ATGCCGTATTCGCGTTCCAGCTGAGGAACCCGGTCCATAACGGACACGCGCTGCTGATGCAGGACACGCGCAGACGCCTGATGGAACGCGGCTACCGCCGTCCCGTGCTGCTCCTGCACCCGCTCGGCGGCTGGACCAAAGACGACGACGTGCCCCTGCAGTGGCGCATGAAGCAGCACGCCGCCGTGCTCGAGGACGGCCTACTCGACCCCGCCTCCACCGTGGTGGCCATCTTCCCCTCGCCCATGATGTATGCCGGACCCACCGAG GTGCAGTGGCACTGCAGATCCCGAATGGTAGCCGGTGCCAACTTCTATATCGTAGGTCGTGACCCTGCTGGCATGCCCCACCCAGACACGGGCAAGGACCTGTACGACCCCACCCACGGCGCCAAGGTCCTCACGATGGCACCCGGGCTCATCTCTTTGGAAATTGTGCCCTTCAGAGTGGCAGCCTACAACAAAGTCAAGAAGGCCATGGACTTTTACGATCCCAAAGA
- the papss1 gene encoding bifunctional 3'-phosphoadenosine 5'-phosphosulfate synthase 1 isoform X1 — MESSASASHKKQKLSNTIENWGMQRATNVTYQAHHVSRNKRGQAVGTRGGFRGCTVWLTGLSGAGKTTVSMALEEHLVCHGIPCYTLDGDNIRQGLNKNLGFSPEDREENIRRIAEVAKLFADAGLVCIASFISPYSRDRLNARTIHDTAGLPFFEVFVDAPLDVCEQRDVKGLYKRARAGEIRGFTGIDSEYEKPEAPELVLKTDSCNVNECIQQLLDLLQERDIVPVDATYEVKELYVPENKLDLAKADAETLPTVEIGKVDMQWVQVLAEGWATPLNGFMREREYLQCLHFDCLLDGGVINLSVPVVLPVTGADKERLDGCTAIALVYNGRRVAILRNPEFYEHRKEERCARQWGTTCKDHPYIKMVMESGDWLVGGDLEALDRIYWNDGLDAYRLTPNELKQKFKELNADAVFAFQLRNPVHNGHALLMQDTRRRLMERGYRRPVLLLHPLGGWTKDDDVPLQWRMKQHAAVLEDGLLDPASTVVAIFPSPMMYAGPTEVQWHCRSRMVAGANFYIVGRDPAGMPHPDTGKDLYDPTHGAKVLTMAPGLISLEIVPFRVAAYNKVKKAMDFYDPKDHQDYDFISGTRMRRMAREGENPPDGFMSPKAWTVLKEYYKSLEKA; from the exons ATGGAGAGTTCAGCTTCAGCTTCGCACAAGAAACAGAAACTGAGTAACACCATTGAGAACTGG GGGATGCAGCGAGCCACTAACGTCACCTACCAGGCTCATCACGTGAGCCGGAACAAACGTGGACAAGCCGTCGGGACAAGAGGAGGCTTCCGGGGATGCACCGTGTGGCTCACAG GCCTGTCTGGAGCGGGCAAGACGACGGTGAGCATGGCTCTAGAGGAGCACCTGGTGTGCCACGGGATCCCCTGTTACACTCTGGACGGCGACAACATCAGACAGGGCCTGAACAAAAACCTGGGCTTCAGCCCCGAAGACCGAGAGGAGAACATCCGGCGCATAGCCGAGGTGGCCAAGCTGTTCGCCGACGCCGGGCTCGTGTGCATCGCCAGCTTCATCTCGCCGTATAGCAGG GACCGCCTGAACGCAAGAACGATTCACGATACAGCAGGCCTCCCGTTCTTTGAAGTTTTTGTGGATGCACCGCTGGATGTGTGCGAGCAAAGAGACGTGAAGGGCCTTTACAAGAGAGCCAGAGCTGGAGAGATCAGAG GATTCACAGGAATCGACTCGGAGTACGAGAAGCCCGAGGCTCCGGAGCTGGTGCTGAAGACCGACTCGTGCAACGTGAACGAGTGTATCCAGCAGCTGCTTGATCTTCTGCAGGAGAGA GACATCGTACCTGTGGACGCCACCTATGAGGTGAAGGAGCTCTATGTGCCCGAGAACAAGCTGGACTTGGCAAAGGCTGATGCAGAGACGCTGCCTACCGTTGAGATTGgaaag GTGGACATGCAGTGGGTCCAGGTGCTGGCCGAGGGCTGGGCCACTCCGCTCAACGGCTtcatgagagagagggagtacCTCCAGTGCCTGCATTTTGACTGCCTGCTGGACG GAGGAGTCATTAACTTGTCCGTCCCGGTGGTCCTGCCCGTCACAGGCGCAGACAAGGAGCGTCTAGACGGCTGCACAGCGATCGCGCTGGTCTACAACGGGCGGCGCGTTGCCATCCTGCGCAACCCCGAGTTCTACGAGCACCGAAAGGAGGAGCGCTGTGCCCGCCAGTGGGGCACCACCTGCAAGGACCACCCCTATATCAAG ATGGTGATGGAGAGCGGAGACTGGCTGGTGGGAGGAGATCTGGAGGCGCTGGACCGAATCTACTGGAACGACGGCCTGGACGCCTACCGCCTCACTCCCAATGAACTCAAACAGAAGTTTAAAGAACTGAACGCAG ATGCCGTATTCGCGTTCCAGCTGAGGAACCCGGTCCATAACGGACACGCGCTGCTGATGCAGGACACGCGCAGACGCCTGATGGAACGCGGCTACCGCCGTCCCGTGCTGCTCCTGCACCCGCTCGGCGGCTGGACCAAAGACGACGACGTGCCCCTGCAGTGGCGCATGAAGCAGCACGCCGCCGTGCTCGAGGACGGCCTACTCGACCCCGCCTCCACCGTGGTGGCCATCTTCCCCTCGCCCATGATGTATGCCGGACCCACCGAG GTGCAGTGGCACTGCAGATCCCGAATGGTAGCCGGTGCCAACTTCTATATCGTAGGTCGTGACCCTGCTGGCATGCCCCACCCAGACACGGGCAAGGACCTGTACGACCCCACCCACGGCGCCAAGGTCCTCACGATGGCACCCGGGCTCATCTCTTTGGAAATTGTGCCCTTCAGAGTGGCAGCCTACAACAAAGTCAAGAAGGCCATGGACTTTTACGATCCCAAAGA